One Desertifilum tharense IPPAS B-1220 DNA segment encodes these proteins:
- a CDS encoding permease: MTQLQSAFTIFLSLLVEALPFLLLGVLLSSALLLFVDETRLIRLIPKNPLLGALAGSTFGFLFPVCECGNVPVARRFLIQGFPPSVAIGFLLAAPTINPIVIWSTWTAFRDQPEIVVLRVAFSLTVATLLAWTFSAQADLRPLLQPVVARCVPQPQPAMASATSPLLRSGTFWLGDAAGQRVDAMDLQTQMLTTPSEKLSFQDRLNLLLANCVQELRELGGVLILGSAIAAAIQVGVPREIILSVGTGPISSIVAMMVLAAVVSICSTVDSFFALSFASTFTTGSLLAFLVFGPMIDLKAIGLMLSIFKGRAIIYLFGLAAQLVFILTFSYQMLN, from the coding sequence ATGACTCAACTCCAGAGTGCTTTTACAATCTTTCTCAGTTTGCTGGTAGAAGCGCTACCGTTTCTCTTGCTAGGGGTCTTACTTTCTAGCGCTTTATTGCTATTTGTGGATGAAACCAGACTGATTCGGCTGATTCCCAAAAATCCCCTACTCGGAGCCTTAGCCGGAAGTACCTTTGGCTTTTTATTTCCGGTGTGCGAATGCGGTAACGTTCCCGTCGCCCGACGCTTCCTGATTCAAGGGTTTCCCCCCTCGGTAGCAATTGGATTTTTATTAGCGGCCCCCACCATCAATCCCATCGTGATTTGGTCTACGTGGACGGCCTTCCGCGATCAACCCGAAATTGTGGTTTTGCGCGTTGCCTTCTCGCTAACCGTCGCCACCCTTCTCGCCTGGACATTTAGCGCCCAAGCCGACTTGCGCCCGCTGTTGCAACCCGTCGTCGCCCGTTGCGTTCCTCAACCCCAACCCGCAATGGCTAGCGCCACCTCTCCATTATTGCGTTCCGGGACCTTTTGGTTAGGCGATGCCGCAGGTCAGCGCGTCGATGCAATGGACTTGCAAACGCAAATGTTGACGACTCCAAGCGAAAAATTATCCTTTCAAGACCGCCTTAACTTACTGTTAGCCAACTGCGTGCAGGAATTGCGCGAGTTAGGGGGGGTGCTAATTTTAGGAAGCGCGATCGCCGCCGCTATTCAAGTCGGCGTTCCCCGCGAAATCATCCTATCCGTTGGCACCGGGCCAATTAGTTCTATTGTGGCGATGATGGTGCTAGCGGCGGTTGTCTCGATTTGTTCGACGGTAGACTCGTTTTTTGCCCTGTCTTTTGCGTCCACCTTCACCACCGGGTCCTTATTGGCGTTTCTGGTCTTTGGCCCGATGATTGACCTCAAAGCCATCGGTTTAATGCTTTCCATCTTCAAAGGCAGAGCCATTATCTACCTGTTCGGTTTGGCGGCACAACTGGTCTTCATCTTGACGTTTAGCTATCAAATGCTCAATTAA
- the rdgB gene encoding RdgB/HAM1 family non-canonical purine NTP pyrophosphatase — MNKLVVATGNPGKLKEMQAHLSDRAWALELKPDALEIEETGQTFQENACLKASEVAKALNQWAIADDSGLAVDALEGAPGIYSARYGQTDTERIQRLLKELGEHANRQAQFVCAIAIARPDGEIAALVEGICRGEILHSPRGDRGFGYDPIFYVPQYQLTFAEMPPELKRQISHRALAFQKLLNQLPTELN, encoded by the coding sequence ATGAATAAATTGGTGGTGGCGACGGGAAATCCGGGTAAACTGAAGGAAATGCAGGCGCATTTGAGCGATCGCGCTTGGGCATTAGAACTCAAGCCGGATGCTTTGGAGATTGAGGAAACCGGACAAACGTTTCAAGAAAATGCTTGCCTGAAGGCGTCTGAAGTGGCGAAAGCACTCAATCAATGGGCGATCGCAGATGATTCGGGTTTAGCCGTAGATGCGTTAGAGGGTGCGCCTGGGATTTATTCGGCTCGCTATGGTCAAACGGATACGGAGCGCATTCAACGCCTGTTAAAGGAGTTGGGAGAACATGCTAATCGACAGGCTCAATTTGTTTGCGCGATCGCGATCGCTCGTCCGGATGGAGAAATTGCAGCTTTAGTAGAAGGCATTTGTCGCGGGGAAATTTTGCATTCTCCAAGGGGCGATCGCGGTTTTGGTTATGACCCGATTTTCTACGTTCCCCAATATCAGCTCACGTTTGCAGAAATGCCCCCAGAACTCAAGCGTCAAATTAGCCATCGCGCCTTAGCTTTTCAAAAACTGCTCAACCAGCTACCCACCGAGTTAAATTAA
- a CDS encoding PEP-CTERM sorting domain-containing protein: MKSALSTLIASSLLATSVLIASSAPASADSLTIDLTDRTNTNIANYPTVKLVLDDTSNPGKITATVTVVPGPTGYIGDLRGVFFNLPGVSGLEINGISGGPLTAISTNGRFGNLSNSAQLQGVNQPFNIGAEIGRPGISGGDDYQTTTFTISGEGLTLSAFTSQSVGVRLMSVGSPTGSRNLSSKTAGFAPATVVASNPPVVENPPVVENPPVVENPPVVENPPVVENPPVVENPPVVENPPVVENPPVVDNEDVVSVPEPATLAGLSLVAAALGMSRHRKSKKA, translated from the coding sequence GTGAAAAGCGCACTCTCCACTCTCATTGCTTCTTCCCTTCTGGCTACTAGCGTTTTAATCGCTTCCTCTGCTCCCGCTAGTGCTGACTCTCTCACTATCGATCTTACTGACCGAACCAACACCAACATCGCAAATTATCCGACCGTCAAGCTGGTGTTAGATGATACTAGCAATCCTGGTAAAATTACGGCTACTGTTACTGTAGTTCCTGGCCCAACCGGATACATCGGCGATCTGCGGGGTGTATTCTTCAATCTTCCGGGCGTTAGCGGTTTAGAAATCAATGGCATCTCAGGAGGACCATTAACCGCAATCTCTACCAATGGCAGATTTGGCAATTTGAGTAATAGCGCTCAACTTCAAGGCGTTAATCAACCTTTTAATATCGGTGCTGAAATTGGTCGCCCAGGTATTTCTGGAGGCGATGATTATCAAACCACCACCTTTACAATCTCTGGTGAAGGCTTAACGCTGAGTGCGTTTACGTCTCAAAGTGTAGGCGTTCGCTTAATGAGTGTAGGTTCTCCGACAGGATCGCGCAACCTTAGCAGTAAAACCGCAGGTTTCGCTCCTGCAACAGTCGTTGCTAGTAATCCTCCAGTTGTAGAGAATCCCCCGGTAGTTGAAAATCCCCCGGTTGTAGAGAATCCTCCGGTAGTTGAAAATCCCCCGGTTGTAGAGAACCCACCAGTTGTAGAGAATCCTCCGGTAGTTGAAAATCCCCCGGTTGTAGAGAATCCTCCGGTAGTGGACAACGAAGATGTCGTTTCTGTACCTGAACCTGCCACATTAGCAGGATTAAGTTTAGTCGCGGCTGCGCTAGGAATGAGTCGTCACCGTAAGTCCAAAAAAGCTTAG
- a CDS encoding phosphoglucomutase/phosphomannomutase family protein yields the protein MTVQADLALQRINPISFGTDGWRGLIAADFTFERVALVAPIAAQVLAKVYGESTGSRTIIVGYDRRFMAEDFARHAANAIASVGFDVLLSESYAPTPAFSWAAKSLNALGAIVMTASHNPAGYLGLKVKGAFGGSVAPEITKQIEALLPQGVTPSATPGQQSLFDPWPSYCQELATKVDVAPIRAAIAQGQLTVFADVMHGSAASGLERILGIPIQEINSERDPLFNGGAPEPLPRYLSQLFRRIRTHRRSHPEGLTVGLVFDGDSDRIAAVDGEGNFLSSQYLIPVLIEHLAVSRQFGGEVIKTISGSDLIPKVAQLYNLSLCETPIGYKYIADRMLSSSVLIGGEESGGIGYGTHIPERDALLSALYVLEATVQSGQDLSVLYRKLQEKTGYFSAYDRIDLPLASMEVRSRLLQQLEMNPLKEIAGQSVVDCLTVDGYKFRLANGSWLLIRFSGTEPVLRLYCEAATTEQSHACLNWAKDWASSV from the coding sequence ATGACAGTTCAGGCTGACTTAGCACTCCAACGCATTAATCCGATTAGCTTTGGTACGGATGGATGGCGCGGTTTAATTGCGGCGGATTTTACCTTTGAGCGGGTGGCGCTGGTGGCTCCCATTGCGGCTCAGGTGTTAGCAAAGGTTTACGGCGAGTCTACGGGAAGTCGGACGATTATTGTGGGTTACGATCGCCGCTTTATGGCGGAGGATTTTGCGCGTCATGCGGCGAATGCGATCGCGTCTGTTGGCTTTGATGTGCTTCTGAGCGAATCCTATGCCCCGACTCCGGCGTTTTCTTGGGCGGCGAAGTCTCTCAATGCCCTAGGCGCAATTGTGATGACGGCGAGCCATAACCCGGCAGGTTATTTAGGCTTAAAGGTGAAAGGGGCGTTTGGGGGTTCGGTTGCGCCGGAAATTACGAAACAAATTGAGGCGCTGCTTCCCCAAGGGGTGACGCCGAGTGCGACGCCGGGACAACAGAGTTTATTTGACCCCTGGCCGAGTTATTGTCAAGAGTTAGCGACAAAAGTTGATGTTGCTCCGATTCGTGCAGCGATCGCTCAAGGTCAGCTTACGGTATTTGCGGATGTGATGCACGGGTCGGCCGCTAGCGGGTTAGAGCGCATTTTAGGTATCCCCATTCAAGAGATTAATTCCGAACGCGATCCGCTGTTTAATGGCGGCGCGCCAGAACCCTTACCGCGCTATCTTTCGCAACTGTTTCGCCGCATTCGCACCCATCGCCGTTCTCACCCGGAAGGGTTGACGGTGGGGTTGGTGTTTGATGGCGATAGCGATCGGATTGCGGCGGTGGATGGCGAGGGAAATTTCCTCAGTTCGCAATACTTAATTCCCGTGTTGATCGAGCATTTGGCCGTCTCTCGCCAGTTCGGGGGGGAAGTGATTAAAACCATTAGCGGTTCCGATCTGATTCCCAAAGTGGCTCAACTCTACAATCTGTCCCTTTGCGAAACGCCCATTGGCTACAAATATATCGCCGATCGGATGCTGTCGAGTTCGGTGCTGATTGGCGGGGAAGAATCCGGCGGCATTGGCTACGGCACGCATATTCCCGAACGCGATGCCCTATTATCAGCCCTTTATGTTTTAGAAGCAACGGTTCAATCGGGGCAAGATTTAAGCGTGTTGTACCGCAAACTTCAAGAAAAAACGGGGTATTTCTCGGCTTACGACCGAATTGACTTACCACTCGCTAGTATGGAAGTGCGATCGCGTCTTCTGCAACAATTAGAAATGAATCCTCTAAAAGAAATTGCAGGTCAGTCTGTAGTCGATTGCTTAACGGTAGATGGCTATAAATTTCGGTTAGCGAATGGCAGTTGGCTGCTGATTCGGTTTAGCGGGACTGAACCTGTTCTGCGCCTTTACTGTGAAGCCGCGACGACCGAACAGTCGCACGCCTGCTTAAACTGGGCTAAAGATTGGGCAAGTTCTGTCTAG
- a CDS encoding TIGR03943 family putative permease subunit: protein MLDLERLNLRNPWLDVCAIALWGLVLLKLWLGGQLHLLIHPAYHWLTIFAGIALSAIALVKTAELLKKTSRQNSRARNSQAEHLNFFPPGLGSCILIFTAVLGLIIEPTVFVSATALQRGVNDFLPITQSQPQSFGQVTRPEEKTIIDWVRTLNVYPEPDAYSGQKVNVEGFVVHSPVLPDNYFTITRFVMTCCAADVYPVGLPVKLETSRDRYPQDTWLAVQGEMITEEFSGKRQLTIQPSSIEEIPVPANPYHY from the coding sequence ATGCTAGATTTAGAACGATTAAACCTGAGAAATCCCTGGTTAGATGTCTGCGCGATCGCCCTTTGGGGGTTGGTTCTCCTAAAACTCTGGTTGGGGGGTCAACTGCATTTGCTGATTCATCCGGCCTACCACTGGTTGACCATTTTTGCGGGCATAGCCCTGAGCGCGATCGCCCTGGTGAAAACCGCAGAACTGTTGAAAAAAACTTCGCGCCAGAACTCCCGCGCTCGGAATTCCCAAGCGGAACACTTAAATTTCTTTCCGCCCGGTTTGGGAAGCTGTATTTTAATTTTTACAGCGGTTTTAGGCCTGATTATCGAACCCACTGTTTTTGTTTCCGCAACCGCCCTGCAACGGGGCGTCAACGACTTTTTACCCATTACCCAGTCGCAGCCGCAATCATTCGGTCAAGTCACCCGTCCCGAAGAAAAAACCATTATCGACTGGGTGAGGACGCTAAATGTTTACCCCGAACCCGACGCCTATAGCGGCCAAAAGGTCAACGTGGAAGGGTTCGTCGTCCACTCGCCCGTTTTACCGGATAACTATTTCACCATTACTCGGTTTGTGATGACCTGTTGTGCGGCCGATGTTTACCCCGTGGGTTTACCCGTCAAACTCGAAACTAGCCGCGATCGCTATCCCCAAGATACTTGGCTGGCCGTTCAAGGCGAAATGATTACCGAAGAATTTAGCGGCAAGCGCCAGCTTACCATTCAACCGAGTTCGATCGAAGAAATTCCCGTTCCCGCCAATCCCTATCACTACTAA
- a CDS encoding pentapeptide repeat-containing protein — protein MEKQELLDRYQQGERDFAHVNLSGVNLSGANLREINLTGADLTGANLSWASLNQAQLTGACLRRADLRSAVLSNVQLDRANLSGANLSKVDLRLANLQEADLNWAVLQEADLSNSDLQQAKLDQVNLERAKLLGAKLQFAELMEANLRRANLTGADLSGANLRESHMEESNLRSGLLIGANLIEANLMGVCLRTANLTEADLHRVVLTGADLSEAILDSADLSRANLSGAYLLKASFKKAHLLRANLQDVYLLRADLTEANLRGADLQRADLSGAYLSDATLSESDLRGAFLLESRLIRTLVEGAKLTGCCIYNWLIEEVDLSKVECEYVYTQFNYTNKSATNRYPVGRSFEPGELGREYKENSTTIEVLFAENPNWEILVFVLAKLEQENRELSLKVQSFMPQENHFLLRLSANYLVNSKILGERILELYTEMQPLFMLNRPKILHLLKISQNNHRASPPVPPPTMPQPGIDKRQQLYQEVSKQIRLILLSQEPEQFVESVQRLLNYLKQQGIALEELQRKLIVNLIVQRGRQDSQFRDNLLIWEKQASETAKLSMVGQAVKVAIALLWPQTTS, from the coding sequence ATGGAAAAACAGGAGCTTCTGGATCGCTACCAACAAGGAGAGCGAGACTTTGCCCACGTTAATTTAAGCGGTGTCAATCTCAGCGGTGCCAACTTACGAGAGATTAACCTCACCGGGGCCGACTTAACAGGGGCCAATTTAAGCTGGGCTTCGTTAAATCAGGCTCAGTTAACGGGCGCTTGTTTGCGTCGAGCCGATCTGCGGAGTGCGGTGTTATCTAATGTACAGCTCGATCGCGCTAATTTGAGCGGTGCGAATTTGAGTAAGGTCGATTTGCGGCTGGCAAACCTCCAAGAAGCCGATCTCAACTGGGCGGTGTTGCAAGAGGCGGATCTCAGCAATAGCGACTTACAACAGGCCAAGTTAGACCAAGTGAATTTAGAACGGGCAAAACTTCTCGGTGCCAAGCTTCAATTTGCCGAGTTAATGGAGGCCAATTTACGACGGGCGAATTTAACCGGGGCCGATTTGTCGGGAGCCAACCTGCGCGAAAGCCACATGGAAGAGTCTAATTTGCGCTCTGGGTTGCTGATCGGTGCCAATTTAATTGAAGCAAATCTTATGGGGGTTTGCTTGCGAACGGCGAATTTAACCGAAGCCGATTTGCATCGGGTAGTTTTAACGGGGGCGGATCTCAGCGAGGCGATTCTGGATAGCGCGGATTTAAGTCGGGCGAATTTAAGCGGGGCCTATTTGCTGAAGGCGAGTTTTAAGAAGGCTCATTTACTGCGAGCCAATTTACAAGATGTTTATCTGCTCAGGGCGGATTTAACCGAAGCGAATTTACGGGGGGCCGATCTACAACGCGCCGATCTAAGTGGCGCGTATTTGAGCGATGCGACCTTGAGCGAGTCGGATCTGCGCGGGGCCTTTTTATTAGAAAGTCGGTTAATTAGAACTCTGGTAGAGGGCGCAAAGCTGACAGGATGCTGTATTTATAACTGGCTGATTGAAGAGGTCGATCTGAGCAAGGTTGAATGTGAATATGTTTATACACAATTTAATTATACGAATAAAAGTGCAACAAATCGTTATCCGGTGGGTCGCTCTTTTGAACCGGGTGAATTAGGTCGGGAATATAAAGAAAACAGCACAACGATTGAAGTTTTATTTGCTGAAAATCCGAATTGGGAAATTTTAGTTTTTGTATTGGCAAAGTTGGAGCAAGAAAACCGGGAATTGAGCTTAAAGGTTCAATCTTTTATGCCTCAAGAGAATCACTTCTTGCTTCGCCTTAGTGCTAATTATTTAGTCAATTCTAAAATTTTGGGAGAGCGGATCTTAGAACTTTATACGGAAATGCAACCGCTATTCATGCTAAACCGTCCCAAAATCTTGCACCTGTTAAAAATTTCTCAGAATAATCATCGCGCCTCCCCTCCAGTTCCGCCCCCGACTATGCCTCAACCGGGAATTGACAAGCGCCAACAACTTTATCAAGAAGTCTCGAAACAAATTCGGCTAATTCTATTATCTCAAGAACCCGAACAATTTGTCGAAAGCGTGCAGCGATTGCTCAATTATTTAAAGCAACAAGGAATTGCTCTAGAAGAACTTCAAAGGAAATTAATTGTTAATTTAATTGTGCAGCGCGGGCGGCAGGATTCCCAGTTTCGCGACAATTTATTAATTTGGGAAAAACAAGCTTCGGAGACCGCTAAACTGTCAATGGTGGGTCAAGCTGTTAAAGTGGCGATCGCGCTTTTGTGGCCTCAAACCACGTCTTAA
- a CDS encoding PAS domain-containing hybrid sensor histidine kinase/response regulator, protein MNYLWLGSFYIPHGHCYLWQTDLVTLHIAGDSLTALAYYSIPIMLLYFVNKRQDVPFPWLFWLFGAFIVACGTTHLLEVWTLWHPDYWLSGWIKIITATVSLYTAGSLFPIIPQALALKSPAELEELNRNLAEQLRERAIAEASLLRIRKAVDSASDAIAICNLQGERIYENPAFVKLFGYSVDELNAAGGFSELYANREVFLEVSGTIRQGISWQGEVTLLTRAGEPRQIILRADAIADDRDRLVGLIGIYTDVTQQRQTEAELERQELHYQMLMEQASDGIFIADETGKFIAVNSQACQMVGCDRAALLRKDFNAIELPLKTQVISIPQRLQQAGGTLRFETDLRRQDGSFFPVEASAKVLPDGTIQAIMRDITERKQAEIALQHYQHQLEALVDRRTAELTQTNQQLTAEMRARQRLQTELDRFFQLSADILAISGADGYLKRVNPAVRAILGYTPEEMIQVPYIEWIHPEDRPITLEQQQKLNRGEKIASFENRYRTVDGTYKWLSWTCVPTSENQLFYAVARDVTERKRIETAVEGERQQLRQIIANAPVWIMMLDTHLRYLAYSNKWLNEVGFAEDSLIGRSHCELFPDLPEEHQNAYQRALAGESVSASETLWQRADGSKIYLRWAVQPWYAPDGKIGGIAIVADRVDELVEAREAALESTRYKSQFLANMSHEIRTPMNGVLGMAGLLLQTELSAKQREYAQTIRISAQHLLGIINDILDFSKLEAGEMKLEQLDFNLYTCLEEVIGLLIAPAEEKGLELAILFDPNLHQEYQGDPLRLRQILLNLVGNAIKFTEAGEAVIQVSLEAETSETAWVKIAVKDTGIGISQEHQAKLFQAFSQVDASTSRQYGGTGLGLAICHQLVQLMGGTIGYEPNQPQGSCFWFTIQLKKQKPRASQTEVVAQATLVNLRLLIVEGSAVVRQSLRCLTQAWGIPTDEAINSTAALRAMQTALIQGHPYDAILLDWQLASNGAVWLANALKADLAFAQTPIILMVPQSQQDKVETVLGIPANGYLHKPIRASGLLNCLMQVTNRHLLQLPPPQALTRLPQKAVKPLKILVAEDNPINQIVTLNQLQMLGYQAECVSNGLEVLEQLSEQDYDLVLMDCQMPQLDGYKATQELRRREGTCRHTIVIALTANALLVDRQKCLAAGMDDYLSKPIEQEDLADIIQRWTNTVEIVRPPIEVHNGQQEVPNSREDRPVMDWERLERVTRGNRKIQQKLLQIFIEKTPEDLQAIDRAIGAGDCAGLIQSSHRLKGSAANVGAQALSEIARQLEEDARQNQLAEAQKRAANLSAIFQQVQVLCNERFSSSIS, encoded by the coding sequence ATGAATTACCTGTGGCTTGGCAGCTTTTATATTCCCCACGGTCATTGCTATTTGTGGCAAACAGACTTAGTGACCTTGCATATTGCGGGGGATTCTTTAACCGCTCTTGCCTATTATTCCATTCCCATCATGCTGCTTTATTTTGTAAATAAGCGGCAGGATGTGCCATTTCCGTGGTTGTTTTGGCTGTTTGGGGCGTTTATTGTCGCTTGCGGAACCACGCATTTGCTAGAAGTTTGGACGCTTTGGCATCCCGACTACTGGCTTTCTGGCTGGATTAAAATTATTACGGCGACGGTTTCTTTGTATACGGCGGGTTCGCTTTTTCCGATTATTCCCCAGGCGCTTGCTCTCAAAAGTCCGGCTGAACTCGAAGAACTCAACCGCAACTTGGCAGAACAACTGCGCGAACGGGCGATCGCTGAAGCCAGTTTACTGCGAATTCGTAAAGCCGTCGATAGTGCCAGCGATGCGATCGCGATTTGTAATTTGCAGGGAGAACGAATTTACGAAAATCCCGCATTTGTCAAGCTGTTTGGCTATAGCGTAGATGAACTGAATGCGGCGGGAGGTTTTTCCGAACTCTATGCCAACCGCGAGGTCTTTTTAGAAGTCTCAGGAACCATCCGCCAGGGAATCTCTTGGCAGGGAGAAGTGACGCTGTTAACCCGTGCGGGCGAACCCCGACAAATTATTCTGCGGGCTGATGCGATCGCCGACGATCGCGATCGCTTGGTGGGTTTAATTGGCATTTATACCGATGTCACCCAGCAGCGACAAACTGAGGCCGAACTCGAACGCCAGGAACTGCACTATCAAATGCTGATGGAACAGGCGTCAGATGGTATTTTTATTGCCGATGAAACCGGGAAATTTATTGCTGTCAACTCCCAAGCCTGTCAGATGGTTGGGTGCGATCGCGCTGCACTTTTACGAAAAGATTTTAACGCTATTGAGTTACCCCTAAAAACTCAAGTCATTTCCATCCCCCAGCGCCTGCAACAAGCGGGGGGAACTTTACGCTTTGAAACCGATTTGCGCCGTCAAGATGGCAGTTTCTTCCCCGTCGAAGCCAGCGCTAAAGTGCTTCCCGATGGCACCATTCAAGCCATTATGCGCGATATCACAGAACGCAAGCAAGCTGAAATTGCCTTACAGCATTATCAACATCAGCTAGAAGCATTAGTCGATCGTCGCACGGCTGAATTAACCCAAACCAATCAACAATTGACAGCCGAAATGAGGGCGCGTCAGCGATTGCAAACCGAACTCGATCGGTTCTTTCAACTTTCTGCGGATATCTTAGCCATTAGCGGGGCAGACGGCTATTTAAAACGGGTTAATCCTGCCGTTAGGGCAATCTTAGGTTATACCCCAGAAGAGATGATCCAAGTTCCTTATATAGAATGGATACATCCCGAAGATCGACCGATAACCCTCGAACAACAGCAGAAACTCAACCGGGGAGAAAAAATAGCCAGCTTTGAAAATCGCTATCGCACAGTTGATGGGACTTATAAATGGTTATCGTGGACTTGCGTACCCACAAGCGAAAATCAGCTTTTCTATGCCGTGGCGCGGGATGTCACCGAACGCAAGCGGATTGAAACGGCTGTTGAAGGAGAACGACAGCAACTCAGACAAATTATTGCCAACGCGCCTGTCTGGATTATGATGCTCGATACCCACCTGCGCTATTTAGCCTATAGCAATAAGTGGTTGAACGAAGTAGGGTTTGCTGAAGATTCATTGATTGGGCGATCGCACTGCGAACTGTTTCCCGACTTACCGGAAGAACATCAAAATGCTTATCAACGTGCTTTAGCGGGCGAGTCAGTTTCAGCTTCAGAAACCCTTTGGCAGCGGGCTGATGGCAGTAAAATTTATTTACGTTGGGCCGTACAGCCGTGGTATGCTCCAGACGGGAAGATTGGCGGAATTGCGATCGTTGCCGATCGCGTGGATGAATTAGTAGAAGCTCGCGAAGCTGCCTTAGAATCAACTCGCTATAAATCGCAATTTCTGGCAAATATGAGCCACGAAATTCGCACCCCCATGAATGGCGTTTTAGGCATGGCGGGTTTATTATTGCAAACCGAACTGTCTGCAAAACAGCGAGAGTACGCCCAAACCATCCGGATTAGCGCTCAACACTTGTTAGGGATTATTAACGATATTTTAGATTTCTCCAAACTAGAAGCCGGAGAAATGAAGCTCGAACAGCTTGACTTTAATCTCTACACTTGTCTGGAAGAGGTGATTGGGTTGCTGATTGCTCCGGCGGAAGAAAAAGGATTAGAACTCGCGATTTTATTTGATCCTAATCTTCATCAAGAGTACCAAGGCGATCCGTTACGCTTGCGGCAAATCTTACTGAATTTAGTCGGAAATGCGATTAAATTTACGGAAGCCGGTGAAGCCGTTATTCAAGTTAGCTTAGAAGCCGAAACTTCAGAAACAGCTTGGGTAAAAATTGCGGTGAAAGATACGGGAATTGGCATTTCTCAAGAGCATCAAGCTAAATTGTTTCAGGCGTTTTCCCAAGTTGATGCTTCCACCAGCCGTCAATATGGCGGAACGGGTTTAGGGTTAGCCATCTGTCATCAGCTAGTTCAACTAATGGGCGGTACCATTGGTTACGAACCCAATCAACCGCAGGGTTCTTGCTTCTGGTTTACCATACAACTCAAAAAACAAAAACCGCGCGCCTCCCAAACTGAAGTCGTCGCGCAAGCTACCCTCGTTAATCTCCGCCTTTTAATCGTCGAAGGGAGTGCTGTTGTCCGTCAATCGCTGCGGTGTTTAACCCAAGCTTGGGGTATTCCTACTGATGAAGCTATTAATAGCACTGCGGCATTGCGAGCGATGCAAACGGCGCTGATTCAAGGACATCCCTACGATGCAATTTTACTCGATTGGCAGCTTGCAAGTAATGGAGCGGTTTGGCTGGCAAATGCTTTAAAGGCAGACTTAGCGTTTGCTCAAACACCTATTATTTTAATGGTGCCTCAGTCGCAACAAGATAAAGTCGAAACCGTGTTAGGAATTCCTGCCAATGGCTATCTCCATAAGCCCATTCGGGCATCGGGTTTGCTCAATTGTTTAATGCAGGTGACAAATCGTCATCTATTGCAACTTCCGCCGCCGCAAGCTTTAACGCGGCTCCCGCAAAAAGCCGTTAAACCATTGAAAATTTTGGTGGCTGAGGATAATCCCATTAATCAAATTGTGACGCTCAACCAACTGCAAATGTTAGGTTATCAGGCTGAATGCGTTTCTAATGGATTGGAAGTATTAGAACAACTCTCTGAGCAAGATTACGATTTGGTTTTGATGGACTGTCAAATGCCACAATTAGACGGTTATAAGGCAACGCAAGAGTTACGCCGACGCGAGGGTACCTGCCGTCATACGATTGTGATTGCACTGACAGCAAATGCGTTGTTAGTCGATCGACAAAAGTGTTTGGCAGCAGGGATGGATGATTATTTAAGTAAGCCAATTGAACAAGAGGATCTTGCAGATATTATCCAACGATGGACGAATACTGTGGAGATTGTTCGCCCACCGATTGAGGTTCATAATGGACAACAAGAGGTTCCAAATTCGCGTGAGGATCGACCTGTGATGGATTGGGAACGTTTGGAACGGGTAACGCGGGGAAATCGTAAAATTCAACAGAAGTTGTTGCAGATTTTTATTGAGAAAACGCCGGAGGATCTGCAAGCAATCGATCGGGCAATTGGTGCGGGGGATTGTGCGGGGTTGATTCAATCTTCTCACCGCTTAAAGGGTTCTGCGGCAAATGTGGGGGCGCAAGCCCTCTCTGAGATTGCTCGCCAACTCGAAGAAGATGCACGCCAAAATCAACTTGCTGAGGCGCAAAAACGAGCAGCGAATTTGTCTGCAATCTTTCAACAGGTACAAGTTTTATGTAATGAGCGCTTTTCCTCTTCAATTAGTTAA